The sequence CCATAGCTGAATTTACATTACTCTTCATCACCGCGAGTTGACCCCGGGCTTCTACATCAACGCGGTGGCGGAACTTACCATTACTCATCTTATCCATCACACGGTTGATGTTTTCGATCACACCGTTAATGCTAGACAAGGCATTTTCTACTTTTGAGCTAAAGGCTTTTGGTACCTTAGGATCCATCTGCGTATCAAACTGCCCTTCGTATAAGGCGTCCATCACCTTATCCAGTTCGCTCATCATAAACGCGACGTTTTCGGCTGACCCATTCACCCCGTCTTTTAAATTTGCAAGGTCACCTACTAATTCAGTCTTAATGCGTTTGGAGTAATCACCCTGTGCAATCGCGCCGACTACCACATTGGTTTCTGTTATCGCCGCTTGAACCTCAGCCAACATGGTATTAAGACTCTGACCAATCTTGTTCAACTCATCGCTACGCTGATCAAACCGAACCGAAAAATCCATCGTTTTAGAAATATTTGATACCTTGGTTACGGTGGACTCAATCCCTATCCGCACATTTCTAATCACCGCTAAGGCTAACAGTCCAACCACAACAAAAGCAAAAATAGATACGAGGATCAAGGTTAAGCTTAGTGTTGCAGCTTGGCGCTCTGACTGGGCAGTCATGATCGATGAGTGCTCTATTAAACCAGCTCTAAACGCCTGTAAATTGTCCATAGTTTCATTTAACAAAGGGTTTAGCACTTCTAACAGGTGGATGTTGGCCTGATGAAAACGCTCTTGCTCATACAACACAATACCTTTTTTAGTTTCTTCGATATAACGTTGAGTTAAATTAAGAAAAGATTGCGCCTGAGGCAAAAACTCTTTAGAAGGTGGGAAGGCTGCAAATGCTTGCAATTGTTCGTCTATGCGTTGATGAATACGGTGCATATGTTCAAGATGCATCTCAGTCGGGTGATCATGCAGAGCGACTATATGTGGCTGACCAGGATCATGCTGTAGCGTTAAGAGATATTGATTGTGATTGCGTAAAAGTAAACTATCAACATTGGATAGCGAACGCATTTGCGAAAGGTCTTCAATATAAACCATAGATTTCGTCGTTTTGTCCATGCCAATATGGCCAACCAAACCAACAATACTTAGGGCAGCCAAACTCACTGCCGCCAATAATATTAAGCGCGCTTTTATTGTCATAAATTACTTAGCAACGAATGTTGCCATCCTCTAGTTTCTTTATTTAATTATGTTATTTATCAAGCAGGTCAAATAATAGTGCGTTAAGCCGCCATTAAAAACTGACGCACTTCTTCATATATACCTTGATTGATCATCAAATCCACATTCAAAATGATAATCATGGTGTGATCTAGCGTGGCCAAGCCTTTCACAAATTCTCCGCTCACTCGCTTGGTGTCACCAAAGCTTGGCGCAGACTGAAGTTCGGCGAGGTTGACATCATGCACATCAGATACGCCATCCACCACTAAACCAATGGTCTTCTGAATAACCTCGTCACTTTCAGGAATTTGATAATTAAAGTGGGTAATAATCACAACCGTTGAATCGTTGTAAACCATCTCACCGATTTTGAAGCGTTGGCGAAGATCAACAATCGGCACCACCGCACCACGCATATTAATGACGCCCTTAATGTAATCGGGAGTATTAGGAAGCGAGGTGGGCGGTTCCCAACCACGAATTTCTTGCACACGCAATATGTCGATACCATAGGTTTCGGCACCCAAGACAAAAGTTAAAAACTGATCGTTTAGGTTATTATCTAGATCATGGTCAATTGCTTGATTTTCTTCCATTCCCTGCATGAGCTTCTCCTTTGGTCTTAACGACTTACACACATTAGACTTTTATAATTTGATTTAATTTTTTTATATTATCAGAATATATCATAAAACATTAATGCTTTAGCTTAATTCAACTGCTTCGCGCAACCACACGGTAGCATACTGCCCTGCCGCTAACTCAAATTGAATCACCAAATCAGGCATTGACTGTTCCGCTTCCTGCAACCAATGCCAGCTAACCGCCTGTGCATTAAGGCGTAATGCACGTCGGCCGGTTTTCAGCTGTAACGCATATAAACCCTGGCACCAGGTCTGGTAATCCTGTAACACAGCCGTTTCCAATTGCAGTGCTACAGACGTCGCAGGTGATGGCTCCACTCCCACTAAAGGCCCGGTTGGGTGAAGATCATACTCCTGCACGCGCTGGGCTAAATCTGCACTGGCATCGTCTGCAAACCACTTGGTTGAACCCTCAAGCTGAAAAACATCACCCAAGCAGGCCTGGTTCCAAGACCCCTGCCGCACTCGCTCGGCAAGCACTTGATTAAAAAGGAAAGAACGTGCGGCGGAAATATACAAACTGCGCTGTGCCGGCCTTAAACGCGTCAACTCCCCGGCAAACAAACGCTGCGCCATCACCAAATTATGTTCATTGCGCCCAAAGCGCTGCGGGCCGTAGTAATTGGGCACACCGGCGACGGCCATCTGTTGTAGCCGCGCATCAATCTGAGCAGGATCAGCCGTCACCTCGCGCAAGTGAATAATGAAGCGATTGCCTTTTAATCCGCCAGTTTGTAATTTTCGTTGATGACGTGTAGACGACAAAATCGTCACCCCTTCAATCTGCCACTGCGCCCATGCTGGGTCGGCTTGCCCAGGCAAATACAAACTAAACCATTGGCGGGTGATGCCATGACGGTCTTTTAAACCAGCAAACCCGATATCACGCAACCGAATATTGGCTAACTTAGCCAATTGTTGTGCCACCCAGTCGGTGTTTTGACCGACCTTTTCAACCCACAGCCACAGATGTTCACCTTGACCGGTTAATGGATAGGATAGGATTTCTTCAACTTGAAAATCGGCAGGTGTTTGCTTAAGTTGCGCACAGCCCAAAGGACCACCAAACGCATAGGGGAGTTGTGCTATGTGCGACATACAAAGTCCAATAGATTAGATGTCTTCAAACACCCGTTGTGAAATAGGAAAGACACCAGGCTCGGCAGGATCGTCTAGATAGAGTTTAAGCTCTAAACGCTTAATATTGCCTGGTCGAATATAGTCATCAATAAATTGACGAGAGCCGGGCGGATCATCACGGCCTAGATATAAATAAAAATTACGTAATTGACAGGGATTAGTAGGATCCGACGCTTGATGGCGCAACCAACTGCCACCTGCCAACTGATAACCATCAAAGGTTTCAATACTCATGGTGTGATAGATAGATTTACGAACCTTTAAGGGTTCGTTTAAACAAATCTCTAACACGCGGTTAAAGTTACCCGAACCTCGATCAACATTCACCAAAACTTGGGCACTATCAATACTTAACGGCCCCTGTTGAGAGCAACCAGGTAAGGTTACTAAACCCACCGTAACGAACAACGCCATGACCGGCAGTGAAATGCGTTTAACTATTCCCTGACAATTCATGGCGCTGCTCCTAAATGACATCACTAAGCCAATTGATTAAGCCTGTTGCTGAATACCGGCAATTTGCCAGTTACCCTCACCTGCCTGTAAACGACGAATATGCCAAATTTCATTAAAGGCATGGGCATCGTCATCACGGCTTTCTTTAATATACCCGCTAAAACGAATGCTGACCACAAAATAATCACCATCAATCGACTGATCAACTAACTCACTGTGTAAGGTATCAATTTCAGTGTAGTTTTCACCCACCACGATTTCATCCATCATCGACTTGAGCTCAGCGAATAATTCTGGCGTACAGTAACTTTCAATTTCAGATGCATCGCCTTGATCCCACGCCTTTTGCACGCTCACAAAGTGCTGTTTCGCCCCTTCTACAAAGGCATCCGGGTTAAACCAACTCGGTGTTGCCACATTGTGTAACGCATTGATGCCTAAGCCAGAACCAATCATTGAACCGCTATAATTAGGATCATATTGCTGGGTTTGATTAACAGGGCTTGCTGTCGGCGCCTCACGATATTGAGTTGGGGCTGAAGCAGGCTCTTGCGGTGTTGCACCAGCCGCACCGGCATATTGGCCTGATTGACGAGCACGCCAAGCACGGAATAACATAAACAAACCAAAGGCAAGCGCGCCAAACAGCAGAATATCCATAAACTGCAGGCCATCAAAGCCATCTCCAAACAGCATCCAAGCTAATAAACCACCAGCAGCCAGGCCTGCTAAAGGCCCCAACCAACGAGAAGCACCCGAGTTGGCTACTGCTTGCTGGCGCTGCGCTTGGCGTTGTTGCTGTTGTTCCTGACGTTGTTGACGCTGCTGCTGCTGTTGCTGGCGCTGATGAGCCGGCATAGAATGCTGTTTACCAAAACTGCCACCGCCGCCAAAACGCTTGGCTTCGGCAGGCTGCGGCATAATTAAAATCGCCCCTAATACTAAACTGGCAAAGACTAATAGTCCGTTTTTCATTGATCTGACTCCTTATCAGGTTGATCGACTTTTCATTGCGAAAGTATAACAAAAACGACACCTAGCACGACTAAATTCCCACAAGCGCTGATGGATAGATTATGCAACCCGTCCAGGGCAAGCCGTATTGGGCAAGCAAACCTTATAGTGCCGCCAAGATTGCCTGGCTTAAAGCCTGATCCGACAGTACCAACGGATTGCCTAGCATACTGCCTGCCCGACAACTTTGCAGAACCGGCGCCAGGTTATCCTGGGTTAAGCCAAAATCAGCCAAACCTTGTGGAATTTTATCGGCCACCCACTGCTCCAAAGCCATCACCAGGCCTGGTAATTCCGGGCTGCCGGTTAATAACTCGGCCACCTGTGAATATTTAGCCAAGGTCATGGCTGCATGCGGCGCATCGGATGCCAACAGGGCCTCAATATTTAAACGGGTAATCGGCGCTAATAACTTAGCGCAAACCAAGCCATGTGGTGCTTCAAAAAATGCACCAATCGGCCCGGCCAGTCCATGCACTGCGCCTAAACCGGCATTGGCCAGCGTCATGCCAGAAAAGCTCGCCGCCAAAAGTAACCGACCATAGCCTTGTTGCTTGGTCGCTTCGTCTTCGGCCTTAATCATCTCAAACGCGCCATGAAATAACTGCATCCCCTGCCAAGCTAACGCATCCGTCATCGGATTGGCTTTGAGCGTGA comes from Thiomicrospira aerophila AL3 and encodes:
- a CDS encoding methyl-accepting chemotaxis protein, translated to MTIKARLILLAAVSLAALSIVGLVGHIGMDKTTKSMVYIEDLSQMRSLSNVDSLLLRNHNQYLLTLQHDPGQPHIVALHDHPTEMHLEHMHRIHQRIDEQLQAFAAFPPSKEFLPQAQSFLNLTQRYIEETKKGIVLYEQERFHQANIHLLEVLNPLLNETMDNLQAFRAGLIEHSSIMTAQSERQAATLSLTLILVSIFAFVVVGLLALAVIRNVRIGIESTVTKVSNISKTMDFSVRFDQRSDELNKIGQSLNTMLAEVQAAITETNVVVGAIAQGDYSKRIKTELVGDLANLKDGVNGSAENVAFMMSELDKVMDALYEGQFDTQMDPKVPKAFSSKVENALSSINGVIENINRVMDKMSNGKFRHRVDVEARGQLAVMKSNVNSAMDGLEHAMADITRVVVALSQGDLTKTIDSQYHGELRVLTEAVNKSVAKLVEVVAVALDASELVNHASLEVAQGSLDLSDRVQQQAAAIEQSTATMESFSHAVQNNAKQAAEATEVERQVEQQSKTAAAVMKQTIESMAAIQASSHKISEIVSLIDGIAFQTNLLALNAAVEAARAGEHGRGFAVVAGEVRALAQKSAEAAKDITALINESVQRIDQGTRLANESGDVILNITGAIEKAAQMSEQIAQASIEQAEGVKQLQLAMNQIDEGTQQNAALVEETSAAAESMREQADLLTEQMRFFQTRDKTAAPALASPKSANLPNKTLSKPVKVDNKKVSEPAKEDEWAEF
- a CDS encoding chemotaxis protein CheW is translated as MQGMEENQAIDHDLDNNLNDQFLTFVLGAETYGIDILRVQEIRGWEPPTSLPNTPDYIKGVINMRGAVVPIVDLRQRFKIGEMVYNDSTVVIITHFNYQIPESDEVIQKTIGLVVDGVSDVHDVNLAELQSAPSFGDTKRVSGEFVKGLATLDHTMIIILNVDLMINQGIYEEVRQFLMAA
- the truD gene encoding tRNA pseudouridine(13) synthase TruD; amino-acid sequence: MSHIAQLPYAFGGPLGCAQLKQTPADFQVEEILSYPLTGQGEHLWLWVEKVGQNTDWVAQQLAKLANIRLRDIGFAGLKDRHGITRQWFSLYLPGQADPAWAQWQIEGVTILSSTRHQRKLQTGGLKGNRFIIHLREVTADPAQIDARLQQMAVAGVPNYYGPQRFGRNEHNLVMAQRLFAGELTRLRPAQRSLYISAARSFLFNQVLAERVRQGSWNQACLGDVFQLEGSTKWFADDASADLAQRVQEYDLHPTGPLVGVEPSPATSVALQLETAVLQDYQTWCQGLYALQLKTGRRALRLNAQAVSWHWLQEAEQSMPDLVIQFELAAGQYATVWLREAVELS
- a CDS encoding Tim44 domain-containing protein — protein: MKNGLLVFASLVLGAILIMPQPAEAKRFGGGGSFGKQHSMPAHQRQQQQQQRQQRQEQQQQRQAQRQQAVANSGASRWLGPLAGLAAGGLLAWMLFGDGFDGLQFMDILLFGALAFGLFMLFRAWRARQSGQYAGAAGATPQEPASAPTQYREAPTASPVNQTQQYDPNYSGSMIGSGLGINALHNVATPSWFNPDAFVEGAKQHFVSVQKAWDQGDASEIESYCTPELFAELKSMMDEIVVGENYTEIDTLHSELVDQSIDGDYFVVSIRFSGYIKESRDDDAHAFNEIWHIRRLQAGEGNWQIAGIQQQA